The following DNA comes from Mycobacteriales bacterium.
GTCCGTGTCGATGTCGAGCCGACCGGGGCCCTCGATGATGTGATCCGTCCCGGCCGCCATCGACAGGTTGCTCGCCCTGGTGTGGTGCAGCAGGATGCCGCCGTAGTCCTGCTTGGCGTGCTCGACTGCGACCAGCGGGTTCTCGAGGATCGCGGACACCCGGGGGTCGCCGGACAGCCGCGTGAGCTCGTCGTTGGCGACGATCTCGGACTGGATGACGAATCGCGCCGGAGCATCGATCGGCTCGACGACGTACTCGATCGCAGCCACCGCCCGCTGGACGAACGACACGAGCCGCGTCGACTTCACACGGATTCGTTGATCCGCGGGTGATGCCCACTCCAACGACCGCGTCAGGGTCCCGGCCCGCAGGTCGAGGAGCCGTTCGTGGTGGTGCAGCTCGCCGTAGCGGACGTCGAGCGGCTCGTCGTCGACGAGGACTCGGATCAGCTTGCCGTTGGTCACGTTGACGATGGTCTGGCCGGAGTCGGGGTATCCGTACCCTGCTTCGGCATAGGGCAGCGGCCGCTGCTCGTAGAAGGAGTTGAGGTACGTCCCCGGGATGCCGTGCGGCTCGCCCTCGTCGAGGTTGCCGCGCATCCCGATGTGCCCGTTGGACAGCGCGAACACCGACTCCGACTGCGCGAGCAGGTCGAGGCTGAGCGAGGTCTCGCGAACCATCCAGGGCTCGACCGGGTACGCCGACTGCTCGATCACGCGCTTACTCCGTCGAGCAGCTCAGCCAGGTCGGCGACCACCACACTCGCCCCGTTCTCCCTCAGGGCGGCAGCCTGACCGACCCGATCCACCCCGACCACCGCGCCGAAGCCACCGGCCCGGCCGGCCTGCACGCCCGCAAGGGCATCCTCGAACACCGCGGCCGCTTCCGGTGGGACCCCGAGCCGGTGCGCCGCCAAGAGAAATGTGTCCGGAGCGGGCTTTCCGGACAGATGTTCCTCGCGGATGGTCACCCCGTCGACGCGCAGCTCGATGTAGCTGTCGAGGCCGGTGACTGCGAGCACGTCGGCCGTGTTCGCGCTCGACGACACGACGGCCCGCCGAAGCCCGGCGTCGCGCGCAGCCTCGAGATAGCGCCGAGACCCCTCGAACACCTCGACCCCGTCGGTGTGGATCCGGCGGACCAGCTCCGCGTTCTTCCGGTTACCGATCCCGCGGACGGTTTGCGCGTCGGGCGGGTCGTCCGGCGATCCCTCGGGCAGCACGATGCCGCGACTCGCCAAGA
Coding sequences within:
- a CDS encoding beta-phosphoglucomutase family hydrolase — encoded protein: MVLGLPAGVRACLFDLDGVLTDTAAVHAAAWKQTFDEFLKARAAADDTPFVPFDVHRDYLDYVDGKPRDAGVRDFLASRGIVLPEGSPDDPPDAQTVRGIGNRKNAELVRRIHTDGVEVFEGSRRYLEAARDAGLRRAVVSSSANTADVLAVTGLDSYIELRVDGVTIREEHLSGKPAPDTFLLAAHRLGVPPEAAAVFEDALAGVQAGRAGGFGAVVGVDRVGQAAALRENGASVVVADLAELLDGVSA